A single Garra rufa chromosome 9, GarRuf1.0, whole genome shotgun sequence DNA region contains:
- the LOC141342357 gene encoding interferon-inducible GTPase 5-like isoform X2 translates to MESQDPAVAEAVKASGESNLEKATARAKETLDQLMNVSLNIAVTGKTGSGKSTFINEFRGLDEDEDGAARTGITETTMEVTMYEHPTMPNVKIWDLPGIGSPTFKANKYLKDVKFHTYDFFIIISSERFTENDVMLAKEIKKQKKNFYFVRSKIDNDIRAEERKKGFDEQNVLCKIRKDCLKNLEELGDPNIFLISSFDLEKYDFEKLQNILTEELPDHKRSALLQAWPVCSADSLEKKIKMFQGVIWAASLASAGIAVIPVPGLSAACDASMVILFFTKCYYAFGLDDRSLKRLSEKVNKPLLEHVAKSKFVSAVKEKALTRLQVSAALATLATVEYFASLLPGVGSAAAAGISFGTTYCLLKQGLNELADIARKIREEAELDTLCSN, encoded by the coding sequence ATGGAAAGTCAAGACCCTGCTGTTGCTGAGGCAGTAAAGGCATCAGGCGAGTCCAACCTGGAAAAGGCCACAGCAAGAGCTAAAGAAACATTAGACCAGTTGATGAATGTCTCACTTAACATTGCTGTGACTGGAAAGACAGGATCTGGAAAATCCACCTTTATAAATGAATTTAGAGGTctagatgaagatgaagatggaGCAGCACGTACTGGAATCACAGAAACTACAATGGAGGTCACCATGTACGAGCATCCTACAATGCCAAATGTGAAAATCTGGGACTTGCCTGGAATAGGAAGTCCAACGTTCAAAGCAAATAAATATCTGAAAGATGTCAAGTTTCACACCTATGATTTCTTCATTATAATTAGCTCAGAGAGGTTCACAGAGAATGATGTCATGTTGGCCAAAGAAATCAAAAAGCAGAAGAAAAACTTTTACTTTGTTCGCTCCAAGATTGACAATGACATCAGAGCAGAGGAAAGAAAAAAGGGATTTGATGAGCAGAACGTTCTTTGCAAAATAAGAAAGGATTGTCTGAAAAACTTGGAAGAACTGGGAGACCCCAACATTTTCTTGATATCATCTTTTGATTTGGAAAAATATGATTTTGAAAAACTTCAAAACATTCTTACAGAAGAGCTTCCTGACCATAAGAGATCTGCTCTTCTACAAGCCTGGCCAGTGTGCTCTGCTGACTCTCTTGAGAAGAAGATCAAGATGTTTCAAGGCGTAATCTGGGCTGCATCTCTAGCTTCTGCTGGTATAGCAGTCATCCCTGTGCCTGGTCTATCAGCAGCATGCGATGCAAGCATGGTAATACTTTTTTTCACAAAGTGCTACTATGCATTTGGTTTGGATGACAGATCACTAAAAAGGCTGTCAGAAAAAGTAAACAAGCCCTTGCTGGAACATGTAGCCAAATCAAAGTTCGTATCCGCCGTCAAAGAAAAAGCACTGACCAGATTACAAGTCTCTGCTGCACTTGCAACACTTGCTACCGTTGAATATTTTGCAAGTCTCCTTCCAGGTGTAGGCAGTGCTGCTGCTGCAGGAATATCCTTCGGTACTACTTATTGCCTCTTAAAACAGGGACTAAATGAACTGGCAGATATTGCTCGAAAAATCAGAGAAGAGGCTGAGCTGGACACACTATGCAGTAACTAG